A stretch of DNA from Scomber scombrus chromosome 9, fScoSco1.1, whole genome shotgun sequence:
GTATGAAACATATGACcaaaatattcatattctgtCAGTGAGGTATGCatggatggaattatagtgaaaataaatgattccgcTTTTTGCTGAGGATCTGCTGGAGCTCACTGAATGAATCTCTGGGAGATTAATCATTATCAGGGAAAACATGATGGCATTTTATCATAATTTTATTTGCTAGAGTGGTACAAGCAAAAAGAATGGTTGAATATCTTcctatttatttaattgtcatTGTTTTCGTAATTCAAtctattttttgtattatttgttccttttttgCCAAACCTGCCCCTTGTGTTACAGTGACTTCACAATGCATTAATGGATAATAATCCCAGTAGACTGAAAATTGGGGCCTACCACTTTACAGTATAGACTCAAGTCCTTCTCAACTCAACTCAAACATTCCCTTCATTGTAAgcaaaaaaatcctttaatgGCCataggaaaaatgaaaatgtatatgatttttttttttttttaaacttacaggCCATATAGCCCATTATTGATCTCTGCCCTTTCATTTGTGCTCttagttatttttaaatgtgtcagatcAGAGATAGGCCTCTGCAGGCTATGAGCGCCGGGGCCTGTATGGGCTTTGCTTGCTGCGTGTACACAAtctgtcctcttttcctctgGCGATTAATCTAAATAAATCCCTGTAaatccctctcctctccctccctttctgtgtttctgcatgtgtcCTTCAAATTCACAACATGGGGGGGAAAACGACTCAGTCAACATGTCTTTTCTTCTCACTGCACATCGACACTCTCATTTCTAACCTCACATGACACCCTGATTCCGTCCCCTGCTCCCTCTTGCACGGTTAACACCCTACATTGTTATGGCCTCAGTGAAACAATGGAGGTGGGACACAGGGCGGAAGGATGTGGCTGAATGCCTCAGCATTAAACCCATGGAAAAAAGCCTGCAGTCACACTTTCCACCAGTGCTGAAAAGAAATGAGTAGACTGCAGACCAGGAGTCAGATTTTACTATACAGTGCATTTCTCCCTAAAGGGATTTCAACAGGCATGTAGGGCCTGTAACTGTATATCTCATCTTTCAAAGGTTTTGGTTGAGAGCTTTAATGTCTCCATTAAGGTTATAAGctcatgtcatttgtttttgagGATGATGAATTTTTACAGAACAGAAACCCCCCAGAGGAAGTGTCTTCCCACAGGCCTTTCCTACTCATTTCCTTTAGAGAATGTGTTTATCtctgttgttttggtctgaTTGACTGATACatttagaagaaaaatatatggTTTTGAATCCAAATGGGGGCGCACAAGTTCCTCACTGAGAGAGCGTATGTAAAGCAGCTCATCCTCATACATCTgggtgtttttcttattgtaacAGATCTCATCTGGATATCACAGCGCTGctcatgttgatgtttttattcttcgTCATATTTGTGAAACGACCATACCGTATAATCGGCTATGTTGAAGAGCCACTGGAAACCACTGAGGAAACCACAAATATGTGTGATCACAATCTAACCGACGTGTCAAAGCAACAGGGCAGCCATCATTAAAAAGTACAGCATCCTGTCAGATCACGCAGAATAAAAGTCATGACTGCGTCGAGACGCCAAAGAATATCGCATTATGAAGGAAAGTGAATATTAAGAATAACACGGACATCTATAACGTAGATAAAATGATGTATATTTTGCAATACTGCCTCTTCTTTCACTAAAATTGTACATGTCGGTGCTTTTATTTGGAAGGCGGTGGAGCTTCACTGCCGGTTGTGCGCTCAGCTTGACGCACAGCTCCCTGCTGAACGGAGTCACAGCCGTGAAAGTGGCGGAGGAGGCGGACATTGTTGTGGTAACAGTCCAGCTCCTGAGGATGAGCAGAAATGATGCACTCATTTTGAACGGATAAAGGGCGAGATtggattgtgtgttttttttgtatctaaACAATGAATCGTTTTGtagcctttttttaaagaaaaggaaggaaaaagctGCTGCACCGTACGGACTCATCCTCCAGCCACCGGGGAACTGAGTTCATTCAGCCGAGGCGAGCCTGATGAGACGATGCCAGCGACGTAAAAGCCACAACATCTGCAGGGTGTGCATACGAGGCTGCTGGATTAAGCCTCCATCGTGCATACGTACatcacaaacagagaaaagccCACGAGGCGGCTGTTGCCTTCAAAATACAGCGAGAGGAGGTAAAATAAGGACAGTTGTATTCCTGGAGGCCTTTGGAGAACACAGCCTGCTGTTGGGAGGATGACAGATTGACATTAATGGAGGTTTGATGTGGTGCATTTTCATACACGACCTCATTAAGGCATTATCCACGGAGAACAGACACTGGGTTCAGCACTGCGCCCAGGAGGAGAAAGTACTCTAAATAAAGATATCACATGTGTCAGCCTTGATTTGGCCTCCAGTGGTGTAATGATTCCGTGCATGACATCTGGAGCACACTGGATGAAGAGGATGTGATGAATCCGTGTTGAGCACTGACACATCTCAGCGCTTTCAATAGATTCTCAGGTACCTCTCTAGGTGTAcgtttttaatagaaaaaaatgggTAGCGAGGGTGAGATGTTAAACAGGGAGCTGTCAAAGATGTCTGACGAGGATCTGCTGGCGTGCTCCAAAGAGGAGCTGGTGAGCCGGCTGCGTAAAGAGGAGTCAGAGAAAATGTCAGCTCTCATCCAGCGCGGGCGGCTGATTAAAGAGGTAAATAAACAGCTGCAGGGACACCTCCTTGAAATCAGGGAACTGAAAGTCATCAATCAGCGCCTGCAGGAGGAGAACGTGGAGCTGCGAGACTTGTGCTGCTTCTTGGACGACGACCGGCTCAAAGTGAAGAAGCTGGCCAGGGAATGGCAGCTGTTCGGGCATCACGCGGCCAAAGTGATGCGGGAGGACCTGGGCGGGTACTTGAAAAAGCTCGCCGACCTAGAGCGCATGCAGGACGGGCTGGTGAAGGAGAATTTGGACCTGAAGGAGCTGTGCCTGGTCCTTGAGGAGGAGTGCGTCAGCAGGAGTGACTCCAGCCCGGGAGGGTCAACCGAGCTCAACCTGCCCTGCATGGTGGCCCGGGACCTCGGAGACGGGAGCTCGAGCACAGGCAGCGTGGGAAGTCCAGACCAGCTTCACCTAGTGTGCTCACCTGATGACTGATGGCAGGTTCATGTCAACAGTCAGGGCTTCTGCGACCTGAATATGGAAGCTGTAGACTAAGGGTGAAGTGATTGACAGAATGACACAGAGGAGCTTTGTCAGACTGTAAAAATCAAATTGGTGCAAAAAGCATTAGAGCCTTTTGAATGCTGCAAGATTTGTGTGCCACTAGGTTTTGACTTGACAAAGATTCTACCACTACAGACATTTTCAGGACTT
This window harbors:
- the ccdc85b gene encoding coiled-coil domain-containing protein 85B, encoding MGSEGEMLNRELSKMSDEDLLACSKEELVSRLRKEESEKMSALIQRGRLIKEVNKQLQGHLLEIRELKVINQRLQEENVELRDLCCFLDDDRLKVKKLAREWQLFGHHAAKVMREDLGGYLKKLADLERMQDGLVKENLDLKELCLVLEEECVSRSDSSPGGSTELNLPCMVARDLGDGSSSTGSVGSPDQLHLVCSPDD